The following are encoded in a window of Ogataea parapolymorpha DL-1 chromosome VII, whole genome shotgun sequence genomic DNA:
- a CDS encoding Phosphatidylinositol transfer protein PDR16 yields the protein MFGIGKKKTDSEKEATPKKDLIKVSIPFEHPPAYLKPPAEKELTEEEKQKYLTVLKHFQDPELKVPTTEHHKGDLQPLTADQKAWLTRECFLRYLRATKWDVSQAIKRIEGTLGWRTEFGIDHYLDDSKNIVTPELVAPESETGKEVVLGFDNQCRPCLYLKPGRQNTKTSFRQVQHLVFFLERVIDFMPSGQDSLALLIDFKNHPEIAAQSETSKVPPLGVGKQVLHILQTHYPERLGKALLTNIPFLGRTFLRLIYPFIDPLTREKLVFDADFSEFCPAEQLDKEFDGLVDFEYDHEVYYPALVEMAHKKRAHYMKRFEELGEVVGLSEIDLRGDGPATVPVGSHPSDTKVDDLADKTANLSVE from the coding sequence ATGTTTGGGATAGGTAAAAAGAAGACAGACTCAGAGAAGGAGGCAACACCGAAGAAGGACCTCATTAAGGTCTCTATTCCTTTTGAACATCCCCCTGCCTATCTGAAGCCTCCTGCTGAGAAGGAGCTTACCGAAgaggagaaacagaaataCCTCACAGTTCTCAAACATTTTCAAGATCCAGAGCTCAAGGTTCCGACCACCGAGCACCACAAGGGCGATTTGCAGCCTTTAACTGCCGATCAAAAAGCATGGCTTACTAGAGAATGTTTCCTGAGATATTTGCGCGCTACCAAGTGGGATGTGTCCCAAGCAATCAAAAGAATTGAAGGAACGCTGGGTTGGAGAACTGAGTTTGGTATTGACCATTACCTTGACGACTCCAAAAATATCGTCACTCCCGAATTAGTTGCGCCAGAATCAGAGACAGGCAAGGAGGTTGTATTGGGTTTTGACAACCAATGCAGACCGTGTCTCTACCTCAAGCCGGGTCGCCAAAACACAAAAACGTCTTTCAGACAAGTCCAACATTTGGTTTTCTTCCTAGAGAGAGTCATTGACTTTATGCCCTCGGGTCAAGACTCTCTTGCGCTATTGATCGATTTCAAAAACCATCCAGAAATTGCGGCGCAATCAGAGACTTCCAAGGTGCCTCCGTTGGGCGTCGGTAAGCAAGTGCTACATATTCTTCAGACACATTATCCTGAAAGACTTGGTAAAGCATTGTTGACCAATATTCCATTTTTGGGCAGAACTTTCCTAAGGTTGATTTACCCTTTCATTGACCCTCTAACGAGAGAGAAGCTTGTGTTTGACGCAGACTTCTCCGAGTTTTGTCCCGCAGAGCAACTGGACAAGGAATTTGACGGTCTAGTGGACTTCGAATATGATCACGAAGTTTACTATCCTGCGCTTGTCGAGATGGCGCACAAGAAGAGAGCTCATTACATGAAGAGATTTGAGGAGTTAGGAGAAGTGGTTGGGCTGAGCGAGATCGATCTTAGAGGAGATGGCCCAGCCACCGTTCCGGTTGGCTCGCACCCTTCGGATACAAAAGTTGACGACTTAGCAGATAAGACCGCCAATTTGAGCGTTGAGTAG
- a CDS encoding Pre-mRNA-splicing factor CWC22 — translation MTSIREVLDSKKYVPPAKLKALLEESDVSYASEEYQRLQWEKLKKQINGEINKVNTENIKEVVLDLFKLNLIRGKGWLVRCLMKSQVLSQAYTTVYAALICVLNSKIPELGELLVTRLILQFRKAYKNDDRETSKASVIFLSQLVNYQVCHDIVALQLLFLLLEHPTDTTVEIACALLQNCGQFLSENSSVALNAVFERLGTILTEDLVSKRIQLLIQEAFKQRKNNYDGAPVIVEELDLVEDEDKVTHTLNLDDKLKAREILNTFQFDQEYEKHEQAYDELRKQILGFEDDSSYDEGDEESEDDEADDVAKEQIRDLTESALTNFQKTVYLTMMSSINHEEAVHKLLKLQPVDPERKEQMLVDMIVKCCAQEKTYSKYYALVGEKLISVNRNWTKAFDHVFVDNYTNCHQYELSLIRNIGSFWGHMFASDKMGWEILQIVQLTEESTNSASRIFLKFLFVKLQEELGLKKLKVRLSEEYIQPYISGLFPSSGADRLRFSINYFTAIGLGALTEDMREILNNLPENEESGVEDENERKRNASPDD, via the coding sequence ATGACCTCGATACGAGAAGTTCTAGATTCAAAGAAATATGTGCCGCCGGCAAAGCTGAAAGCCTTGCTGGAGGAGTCCGATGTGTCGTACGCATCCGAAGAGTACCAAAGATTGCAATGggaaaaactcaaaaaaCAGATAAACGGAGAAATTAATAAAGTGAACACAGAGAACATCAAGGAAGTGGTATTGGATCTTTTCAAACTCAACCTCATCCGAGGCAAGGGTTGGCTTGTACGATGTTTAATGAAATCCCAGGTCTTGTCGCAGGCCTACACGACTGTCTACGCTGCTCTGATTTGTGTGCTAAATTCAAAAATACCAGAACTGGGAGAGCTTCTAGTCACGAGGTTGATTTTGCAGTTCAGAAAGGCCTACAAAAATGACGACCGAGAGACTTCGAAGGCgtctgtgatttttttgtctCAACTAGTCAATTATCAGGTTTGTCATGATATCGTTGCGTTGCagcttttatttttattattAGAGCATCCGACTGATACTACGGTGGAAATTGCTTGTGCTCTGCTGCAAAATTGCGGGCAATTTCTATCAGAGAACTCTTCCGTTGCACTTAATGCCGTTTTTGAGCGTTTGGGTACCATTCTAACCGAGGATTTGGTTTCCAAGAGAATACAATTGCTCATACAGGAGGCCTTTAAACAGAGGAAAAACAATTACGATGGAGCTCCTGTTATcgtggaggagcttgaTCTGGTTGAAGACGAGGATAAGGTGACGCATACGCTCAATCTTGACGATAAACTGAAAGCGCGTGAAATACTAAATACTTTTCAATTCGATCAGGAATATGAGAAACACGAACAGGCTTATGATGAATTACGAAAGCAAATCTTAGGATTTGAGGACGATAGCTCATATGATGAAGGCGATGAGGAAAGtgaagacgacgaagcAGACGATGTGGCCAAAGAGCAGATCCGAGACCTTACAGAGTCGGCACTCACCAACTTCCAGAAAACCGTTTACTTGACAATGATGTCCAGTATCAACCATGAAGAAGCTGTCCATAAATTGCTAAAGCTGCAACCCGTTGATCCTGAACGAAAGGAGCAAATGCTAGTGGACATGATAGTGAAATGTTGTGCTCAGGAGAAAACATACTCTAAGTATTATGCCCTGGTTGGCGAAAAGCTCATCTCTGTGAATCGCAATTGGACTAAGGCTTTTGACCATGTATTCGTCGACAACTACACAAACTGCCATCAATATGAACTGTCTCTGATACGAAATATAGGATCCTTCTGGGGACACATGTTTGCCTCGGACAAGATGGGCTGGGAGATATTGCAAATTGTGCAACTAACAGAGGAGAGTACTAACAGTGCTAGCAGAATTTTTCTCAagtttctgtttgtgaAGTTGCAGGAAGAACTGGGcttgaagaagctgaaagTCCGCCTTTCGGAGGAATATATCCAGCCGTACATCAGTGGTCTTTTTCCGAGCTCTGGAGCCGACAGGTTGCGGTTTTCCATCAATTACTTTACCGCAATTGGTCTAGGTGCGCTCACAGAAGACATGAGAGAAATTCTCAACAATCTACCGGAGAATGAAGAGAGTGGTGTAGAAGATGAGAATGAACGTAAAAGAAATGCGTCCCCAGATGATTGA
- a CDS encoding Ubiquitin-specific protease that may play a role in ubiquitin precursor processing, with translation MNGLNRGTKDGYEQEISSSDSSDFITDDERSPTSQPHPAQETAGTRSQISTGNQNVFQQYLDEPPRCYEIEAEGANTWEISGITELKDEKYAGPRFKVGEDFEFNLLLMPPTRKNTSAYSVYLEAHPLKAKEGENWHCCVQFAIDAWLPSEPSVHKVNNSFYRFNPRITDWGFVGLLNNRQASDVKMLKASSLNITAYVRVIKDHTGVLWHDFLDYDSKKETGYVGITNQGATCYLNSLLQSYFFTKVFRKKVYQIPTQDEISFGYNSFQQYLEQPKSVSLSLQRIFYSLQTSDKPIDTLELTHSFGWNSADAFTQHDVQELNRILMDRLESKMKNTEIEGCLNDIFVGKMKSFIRCINVDYESSRIEDFWDIQLNVKNLKNIRESFENYIELELLNGDNKYDASGYGLQDAEKGVVFESFPPVLHLQLKRFEYDFEYDQLVKINDKYEFFDSIDLKPYLDKDAPNYDEDWEYKLQGVLVHQGDVSVGHYYAMIKPTPKDEWFRFEDDKVWRVTPYEVFEGNFGADSLTIDPRKLTREQQQEYHLKRHTSAYMLVYIRKTKFEEVLSEVTDADVPSHISKQIKYEQEEYERLRKEQEEMHLYANIKVYTNKGFLKYQGFDLGPNEEDRLNFSPDLFEPESFSLKFRVLKSEPFSKVYDLVAQKLGYNVEKTKQFRFWSIVNRHNFAYRPYMPIPRHFDDPKNKDITVNQVVKYNESLMSKRRRTAQSSQLILFLEESSRELKFVSNGIFELNNKQKIPASFFSLEPFDVKFEKAVELVSSEFSLPKFESVSDASDKIMLFIKYFDQDKQSVKGITHTIVPAENQVEYLTELLNNLMGFDISTPLRFYEEFGPNQIQWLNPSKSFYKSELGNGDIICFTKADSEVNPNPDRELKTVEDIYDFMANRCHFKISPLVKVDEDEEEYVKIAEDVDPIDTKSRSDSSKSSLNKDFELWFSTMSNYQALAEKIGAHIRVDPDYLRLFILGHSNQRIPLKRDTVFRRLIDKIPKSQTLEIQYEVLNVTLAEFEEMKLCHVSWVGQGICREQKHEFFLPRSSTIDDLIDRLQTKVNIKPQERQNIVCWAPDRHVRLSVYPTETTIDSFDHLVIGNFPNFKQVLEHGSKTSKLVTGFQFFGKVTSPHGLPFIFDLIKDEPLSKTKSRLHKLLGLSDKEFNSVRFGITDFKDVEYLDSEDTDSIVLFDVLNSADIQICVDHPDRSVRKGSVFEPSIFIRE, from the coding sequence ATGAATGGACTCAATCGTGGCACTAAGGACGGTTATGAGCAAGAAATATCGTCGAGCGACTCCTCCGACTTCATCACAGATGATGAAAGGTCGCCCACTTCTCAACCGCACCCGGCACAGGAAACCGCTGGCACCAGATCACAAATTTCCACGGGCAACCAAaacgttttccagcaatATCTCGACGAGCCTCCACGATGCTATGAGATTGAAGCGGAAGGGGCTAATACGTGGGAGATTTCTGGAATCACAgagctcaaagacgagAAATACGCTGGCCCAAGATTCAAAGTTGGAGAGGACTTTGAATTCAACCTTCTGCTCATGCCGCCAACCAGAAAGAACACTTCCGCCTACTCTGTGTATCTGGAAGCGCATCCCTtgaaggccaaggaggGCGAGAATTGGCATTGCTGTGTCCAGTTTGCCATTGATGCCTGGCTTCCTTCAGAACCTTCAGTTCACAAAGTTAATAACTCATTTTATCGCTTCAACCCCAGGATCACAGACTGGGGTTTTGTTGGTCTTCTAAACAACAGACAGGCATCAGACGTGAAGATGTTGAAGGCAAGCAGCCTCAATATCACAGCGTATGTCAGAGTCATCAAAGATCATACCGGAGTCTTGTGGCACGACTTTCTCGATTATGAttccaagaaagagacCGGCTATGTGGGAATTACAAACCAGGGTGCAACCTGTTATTTGAATTCTTTACTGCAGTCTTACTTTTTCACTAAAGTGTTTAGGAAGAAGGTCTACCAAATCCCAACGCAAGACGAGATCAGTTTCGGATACAACTCTTTCCAGCAATACCTTGAACAGCCCAAGAGTGTGTCATTGTCGCTTCAGAGAATATTTTACAGTCTACAGACATCAGATAAGCCTATTGACACGCTCGAGCTCACTCATTCTTTTGGTTGGAATAGCGCGGACGCTTTTACTCAGCATGATGTCCAGGAATTGAACCGTATTCTGATGGATAGACTGGAGTCCAAGATGAAGAATACCGAAATTGAAGGGTGCTTGAATGATATTTTCGTGGGCAAAATGAAAAGTTTCATCCGCTGCATCAACGTTGATTACGAAAGTAGTCGTATTGAAGATTTCTGGGACATACAGCTGAATGTGAAGAATCTGAAAAACATAAGAGAGTCATTTGAGAATTACattgagctggagcttCTTAATGGAGACAATAAATACGATGCCTCCGGATATGGTTTACAGGATGCTGAGAAAGGTGTTGTGTTCGAAAGCTTCCCACCGGTGTTGCATCTACAGCTCAAGCGTTTTGAGTATGATTTTGAGTACgatcagctggtcaagaTAAATGACAAGTACGAGTTTTTTGACTCAATCGATCTCAAACCTTACTTGGACAAAGACGCACCAAACTATGACGAAGACTGGGAATACAAATTGCAAGGAGTTTTGGTGCATCAGGGTGATGTTTCTGTGGGTCATTACTATGCAATGATTAAGCCAACACCTAAAGATGAGTGGTTTAGATTCGAGGATGATAAGGTGTGGAGAGTGACTCCATACGAAGTCTTCGAAGGTAATTTTGGTGCAGATAGCCTGACTATCGACCCTAGAAAACTTACCAGAgagcaacagcaggagTATCACCTCAAGAGGCACACTTCAGCCTATATGCTTGTCTACATTCGCAAGACAAAGTTTGAAGAAGTTTTAAGTGAGGTTACAGATGCTGACGTTCCGTCTCACATTTCCAAGCAAATCAAAtacgagcaggaggagtACGAGAGGCTACGCAaagagcaagaagaaatgCACCTTTACGCAAACATTAAGGTGTACACGAATAAAGGCTTTTTGAAATATCAAGGCTTTGACCTTGGTCCAAACGAAGAAGATAGACTCAATTTCTCACCAGACCTGTTTGAGCCTGaatctttttctttgaaattcCGTGTGCTAAAGTCAGAGCCTTTCTCAAAAGTTTACGATCTGGTGGCCCAAAAGCTTGGCTACAATGTGGAAAAAACCAAGCAGTTcaggttttggagcatTGTAAACCGCCATAACTTTGCATATCGTCCATACATGCCAATTCCGCGCCATTTCGATGATCCTAAAAACAAAGACATCACTGTGAACCAGGTTGTCAAATACAATGAATCTCTAATGTcgaagagaagaagaacagcGCAGAGTTCACAGCtgattttatttttggaggagtcGTCAAGAGAACTGAAATTCGTTTCAAATGGTATATTTGAGCTTAACAATAAACAGAAGATTCCTGCCTCATTCTTCAGCTTGGAACCTTTTGATGTTAAATTCGAAAAAGCGGTGGAACTAGTCAGCTCAGAATTTAGTCTCCCCAAATTTGAGTCCGTGTCTGATGCTTCAGACAAGATCATGTTGTTTATCAAATATTTCGACCAAGACAAGCAATCTGTTAAAGGAATTACCCATACAATTGTTCCAGCGGAAAACCAAGTTGAATACCTAACGGAGCTTTTGAACAATTTGATGGGATTTGATATTTCGACCCCACTAAGATTTTATGAGGAATTCGGACCTAACCAGATTCAATGGCTCAATCCTTCGAAGAGCTTTTACAAGTCTGAGCTGGGAAATGGTGATATCATTTGTTTCACCAAGGCTGACTCGGAAGTGAATCCAAACCCTGATCGGGAGCTGAAGACTGTTGAGGACATCTACGACTTTATGGCAAATAGATGTCATTTCAAGATTTCTCCACTAGTCAAggttgacgaggatgaagaagagtaCGTCAAGATTGCAGAAGACGTTGACCCTATTGATACGAAATCTAGATCAGACTCCTCGAAGTCGTCTTTAAATAAGGACTTTGAGCTGTGGTTTTCGACTATGTCGAACTACCAGGCTCTGGCAGAGAAGATTGGTGCTCACATCAGAGTTGATCCTGACTATTTGAGACTGTTCATCTTGGGTCACTCCAATCAGCGCATTCCGTTGAAGAGAGATACAGTTTTTAGAAGGCTTATCGACAAGATTCCAAAATCCCAAACGCTAGAGATCCAGTACGAAGTTCTGAATGTTACTCTTGCAGAGTTTGAAGAGATGAAACTTTGTCACGTTTCATGGGTTGGCCAAGGTATTTGCCGGGAGCAAAAACATGAGTTTTTCCTTCCGAGATCAAGCACTATAGATGACCTAATTGATAGGTTGCAAACGAAGGTTAACATCAAGCCTCAGGAGCGTCAAAACATTGTTTGTTGGGCACCTGACCGCCACGTTCGTTTAAGTGTCTACCCGACAGAAACAACAATTGACTCATTCGATCATTTAGTGATTGGAAACTTCCCTAACTTCAAGCAAGTGTTGGAGCATGGTTCCAAAACTTCGAAACTAGTGACAGGCTTTCAGTTTTTCGGTAAGGTCACTAGCCCTCACGGCCTTCCATTCATTTTTGATTTGATCAAAGACGAGCCTTTATCGAAAACAAAGTCGAGGTTGCACAAGCTACTTGGATTGAGCGACAAAGAGTTCAACAGTGTTAGGTTCGGAATTACGGACTTCAAAGATGTGGAGTATTTGGATTCTGAGGACACGGATTCCATAGTTCTCTTTGACGTTTTAAATTCTGCAGACATTCAGATTTGTGTTGACCACCCCGATCGCTCTGTCCGAAAAGGGTCCGTGTTCGAGCCATCTATTTTTATTAGGGAATAA